The Gemmatimonadota bacterium DH-78 region AAGACGACCACGATCCGCATGGTGGCGGGGGTGCTGCAGCCCACCGAGGGGCGGATCCTGGTCGATGGCGAGGACCTGCACCGCGACCCCGAACGGGCCAAGCGGCGGGTGGGCTACATTCCCGACCGCCCCTTTCTCTACCCGAAGCTGTCGGGGGGCGAGTTCCTGCGCTTCGTGGGTGGGTTGTGGGGCTACGAGGGCGACGAACTCGAGGCGCGCGCCGACCGGCTCCTCGAGCTCTTCTCGCTGTCGCGCTGGAAAGACGAGCTGGTCGAGAGCTACTCGCACGGCATGCGGCAGAAGCTGCTGATCTCGTCGGCCTTTCTGCACGAGCCGGGGCTGATCGTGGTCGACGAGCCGATGGTGGGGCTCGACCCGCGCTCGGCCCGGATTCTCAAGGACCTGCTCCGCGCCTTCGCCGACGACGGCGGCACCGTGTTTCTCTCCACCCACACGCTGGAGGTGGCCGAGGCGCTCTGCGACCGGATCGCGATCCTGCAGGGTGGACAGGTGATCGCGCGCGGTACGATGGACGAGCTCCGGCGCGAGGCCTCGGCGGGGGGCGCGCACCTCGAAGACATCTTCCTGAAGGTGACCGGGGGCGACGCGGTGGCCGACGTGGTGGCCGCGCTCGGCGGCCCGGTGGCGGCGGGGGTGTGATGGCCGGGTCGGACGGGGCGCAGGCGGGGCCGGGCGCGGCGGGGCAGGGTACCCGCAGCTGGCGCTTTCTGCTGGTGCCCAAGCTCCAGATCCGCATCAACCGGGCGCGGAGCGGCAAGGGGCGGGCGCTGAAGACGGGTCTCATCGGCTTCGTGGGTCTGTTCTTCTGGACCTTCGTCTTCGCGGTGATCGTCCGGATGCTGCTCTACTTCCGCAACACGCAGGGCATCGGCGATCTGCTTGCCGCGAAGATGCTGGGGCTGGCCTTCCTCACCTTCTTCATGATCCTGCTGCTGTCGAACGTCATCACCGCGCTCTCCACCTTCTTCCTCTCCGACGACCTCGAGCTGCTGGTGGCGGCGCCGGTCGAACCGGGGGATCTGTACGGTGCGCGGCTCACCGAGACGATCCTCGACTCGTCCTGGATGGTGGCGCTGATGGCCGTGCCGATTCTGGCCGCCTACGGGGTGGTGTACGCGGCGGGACCGCTCTACTACCTGACGGCGGTGGTGGTGATGGCGGCCTTTCTGGTGCTGCCCGCGGTGCTGGGCACGGCCTTCACCCTGATGCTGGTGAACGTCTTCCCGGCGCGGCGCACGCGCGACCTGCTGGCGCTGGTCGGCCTCTTCGCCGTGGCCGGCGTGGTGGTGCTCTTCCGCTTTCTGCGGCCCGAGCGGCTGATGCGACCCGAGGAGTTTCGCGACCTGGTCGACTTCATGGCGGTGCTGCGCACCCCCACCTCGCCCTGGCTGCCGAGCGAGTGGGCGGCCGATGCGCTGATGGGTCGGCTCGGCGGGGTGCCGGATCTTCACCCGCTGATGCTGCTGCTCACCACGGCGGCCGCCTTCGTGGTGTTCGGTCTGGCGCTGCACCGGCGCTTCTACCGGAGCGGCTTCAGCAAGGCGCAGGAGGGTGCCGATCAGAAACCGGGTCGGGTGCGGGATCGCAGCCTGGGCCGCTGGCTCGGCTGGCTCGATCCGTCCACGCGCCAGCTCGTGGAGAAGGAGATCCGGGTGTTTCTGCGCGACACCACCCAGTGGTCGCAGCTGGTGCTGCTGGGCGTGCTCGTGGTGGTGTACGTCTACAACATCCGGCAGCTGCCGCTCCATACCGGCGAGCAGGTGTCGTTCGTGCTCGTGACCGTGGTGTCGTTTCTGAACCTCGGGCTGGCGGGCTTCGTGGTGGCCGCGGTGGCCGCGCGCTTCGTCTTTCCCGCCCTGTCGATCGAGGGGCGGGTGATGTGGCTGCTCCGCTCGTCGCCCGTGGATGTGCGCCGGGTGTTCTGGGCCAAGTACTGGGTGGGTACCGTGCCGATCCTCGCGATCGCGGTGCCGCTGATCATCGGTACCAACTGGCTGCTCGAGAGCTCGCCCTTCGTGTTCGCGTTGACGACGGTGTCGATGGTGCTGATCACCTTCGCGCTGACCGCGCTCGCCCTCGGCCTGGGCGCGCTCTTTCCGAACTACGACACGGAGAACGTGGCCGAGATTCCCACCTCGTTCGGCGGGCTGCTCTTCATGATGTCGGCGGTGATCTACCTCGGCCTCGTGGTGCTGCTGCAGGGGTGGCCGGTGTACCGGTTCCTGGTGGGTCGGATGGAGATGGGGGCGGGCGCCGAAGTGCCCGTGCTGATCGGCGGGCTCGGTGGTGCGGCGCTCCTGACGGCGGCCGCCGTGGTCCTGCCGCTGCGGGCCGGCGTCCGCCGGGTTCGCGCGCTGGAGTAGGCCGGCCCGGCATCTCGCGGCCGGTGGGGGGCGTGGCTACCTTCCGGTCATGATCGACACCATCCGAGAGTTCTTCCGCAGCTCGATGTTGCCGGCCGACGACGCCCCCCCGCAGACCCGCGATCGCGACCTGCGCCTGGCCGCCTGCGCCCTGCTCCTCGAGCTCGCGCACGCCGACGACGATTTCTCCGGCGACGAGCGCCGACACATGGAGCGGTCGATCCGCCGGCACTTCGGGCTCGACGAACGGCAGGCGGAGGAGCTGCTGCGGCATGCCGAAACGGCGCGGCAGGAGGCGCCCGACCTCTGGCGATTCACCCGCCTCATCCGCGAGCACTACTCGCTGGGGCAGAAGATGGTGCTGGCCGAGGTGATGTGGGCGCTGGTCTACTCCGACGGGGAGCTGCACGCCCGCGAAGACTACCTGATGCGCAAGGTCAGCAAGCTGCTCGCCCTCGACATGGGCTATCTGTCGGAGGCGCGGCGGCGGGCCGAGTGCACCCTCGAGCTGTCGGATCCGCCGGTGGATTGATCGGCGGCGCGCACCCCGGAGGCGCCGCAGCGGCTTTACTCCGGGCCACCACCACCGCATATTCGAGACCGGCGCCGCGCATGGTCGCGTGGCGTTTCCTTCCTTCACTTCGAGTCGATTCCGAATGCGTGACCTCGTACCGGGCGGATACCTGCTGGCCCACATCGTCTTCTGGACGGTCGTGTCTCTGGTGGCGGTGGGCACCAACGCGGTGGCCATCATCCTGTCGTTCGGCCTCGGGATTCTCGCGCTGGAGAGTCTGAAGAAGGGATGATCCGTTGCTCTGGATGATCCTCGGCGGGATCGCGGCGGTGGCGCTCGGCTTCTGGCTCGGGCTCCCCGGGCGGTTCGAACAGTCCCCCGACGAGATCGAGCAACTCATGGCGCGGGGTGGATCCAAGCGCCGCAAGGTCAAGCGCGTCTTCACCCCCCTCGACTGGTGGCGGAAGGACGAACGCGCCTCCGACCGCCGACGCGCGGAGTCCCGCCGTCACTTCCGAACCGCGGTACCCGACGAGGCGAAGGACTCCGCAGAGGACTCCTGATCCGGCCCGGCCCGGTCGTCCGGGTCAGCTCAGCAGGCGATCGATGCCCACGAGTCCGAGCCCGATGATGGCGCCGAGTAGATAGCCGAGCTGCACGATCAGCCGCAGCTCGCGGTCGGTCACCTTCCGCACCAGCTCCTCGAGCTTGGGCATCGGAAACTCCATCACCTTCTGCTCCACCCGGCGGCCCACGTCGAGCCGCTGGATCACCGCGGGCACCTGCCCCTGCAGCCAGTCCCACAGCACGGGGCCGAGCCCGCTCTCCAGCCGCGCGGGGGCGTCGGAGGGGAGCCAGCGGGCCGGGGTCCCGATCGGGCGGGTCAGGGCGCGCTCGATGAGGCGCGCGCCCAGGTCGCGCGCTACCCGGTGCACCGGAGCGCTGCGCCCGGCCGACACCAGCCAGCCCGACACCCGCTCCTGCGGAATGCGCTCGAGCACTTCGCCCCAGGTGTGGGCCCCGGCGTTGTCGAGCCCCTGCTGGAGCTTCTCGACGAGAAAGCCGCGCGTCTGCGGATCGCGCGCCATGTTCACGATCCAGTTCGCGAGGGTCTCGCGGGCGTCCACCACGCTGGCCGAGTCGGGTGGCCCGAGCACCGAGCGCACGGGGCGCCGCAGGAAGTCGACGATCGCCTCGTTCACCCCCCGGGCCATCGCCTCCTGGATGGGGGGATCGCGCAGCATCTCCGACAGTCGCTCGGCGCCCTCCTCCTGGATCGTGTCGAGGATCTTGTCGACGGTATCACCCGTCACCACGAGCCGGGCGACCACCCGCTGGTGGAACTTCAGATCACCCAGGAAACGCTGGAAGAGTTCGCGCAGGGTGGTCTCGAAACGGGTGCGAGCCTCCGGGTCGTCGAGGAGCGCGCCGAGGCGCTCGATCGCGAGCGGGAGGTAGCCGCCGATCGCGCGCTCCATCGACCCCACCAGTCCGAGAGGCAGGATCTCCTCGAAGGTGCGCTCGGGCTGGAGCAGGCGATCGGTGGCGCGAATCAGGTAGTCGTCGAGCGCCTTGCGGAAGTCGGCGCTCTCCACCGCCGACACCAGCCAGGCCTCCACCGCCTCGGCCACCGCCGACTCCCGGGCCGGGGTGAGCACGCCCGAGATCGGCTCGTCGGCCACCGCCGCCACGATCCCCTCGGTGCGCTCGGCCACCGCCGCTTCGAACCGCTCCGAGGCCAGGTAGCTCTCGAGGCGGGTGAGCGAGTGCTCGAGCACTCCGTCGAGCAGGCGCTCCACCTCGGGCACCACCGCCGGCGGAAGCACCTCGTTCAGCGAGGCCCGCTCCCGGTGGAGCACGTCGTCGAGAAAAACGGCCAGCCTCTCGTCGAAGGCGTCGCGAAACTCCGGCTCGGCGAAGATCCGCATGAGGTCGTCGGCGGTGAGGAGCCGGTTGCCGACGGTGCGCCCGATCGCGGCAGCCAGCCGCTCCTGGTTCTTCGGCACGGCACCCTGCAGCCACCCGAAGCGCACCCGGCCCACCACCGGGGGGTGGTAGGGGTGGAAGAGCATCCAGATGGCGATGGTGTTCGTGAGACCACCGGCCAGGGCACCGAACAGGACGGTGACGACCGCTTTGATCAGTTCGTCGGACACGTGTGCGGGGGCTTCGGGTGGAGGGCTACTCGCGCTGCGTGTGGCGGAGCAGGCCGTGAACCGGATAGGTGGCGCCCTCGACCTCGAAGGTGCCGGTGACCTCGAACCAGCCGTCGACCGGGAGCAGCGGACCCTCGCCCTCGCCGGCTTCGAGTATCGACGATCGCGCTTCGAGCACCGCCTGCACGGTGCCGTCGGCGGAGCCGATCGTCCACCCCACCGGCACCTCGCGCCGTGCGCGGTCGAAGGCGCGGAGGGCGGTCCACTCGGCGGTGAGGGACGACACGGGCAGGTCGCGAAAGTCGAGGTGCACCCACCCGCGCCAGACCGCCGGCTCCAGCGCGGTGTCGTGTAGCGGCGTGTGGAGCACCGCGTGGAGGGAGTCCCCCGACACCAGCATCACCCAGTCGCCGGACGGTCCCTCGGCGGGCTGGTGCGTGCGGTTGAGGTCGAGGGCGATGCCGGGCACGCGCCGCTCGGCGAGCACCAGTCCGGCATCGAGAAACCGGAAGGTCTCGCCGCGGCGTCCCGTCCACTCGGCCCGCGAGGCGTCGAGGGCGAGGTCGAGCCGGCGCCCTCCATCGACGAAGGAGAGCTGCTCGAGCGCGTCGCCCTCGCCGACGACCATGCGCAGAGGCCCGTGCGGCAGGGGGCGCCAGGGAGCGCGCATCGGCGGCGTCTCCCACTGCTCGTCGTAGAAGGGATCCCACACGTCGCCGCGCAGAAACCAGCCGCGCCCGCTCCTGCGCACCGTCTCGCCCCCGGTGCGGACCGAGAGCAGCCAGGGGGCGCCGAACACCGAGTCGGTGCCGGTGCCCAGAAAGGCCACCGTGCGCTCGTACACCCGGCCGGTGTCGGCCGCGGCTGCCGGAACCGGCTCGACGGCAGGCGGAGTGGCGCCGGGCGACTCCACCTCGGGAGCGGGGCCGCAGCCCGCCGCGCCGAGGACGACTGCGAGCGCGAGGAAGGAGGGCGAGGCGAGGCGATGCATCGAGGGGTCAGCGGGCGGTGGGAATCGGGGTGAGCCGCTGGCCGGGCCCCGGAGCGAGGTCGCGGTCGAGCGCCTCGAAGAAGCGGAGTACGCGACGTCGGCTCGCCCCGAGGTCGCGCCCCCCGTCGGCGGGGCCCGCGAACATCTCCACGCAGGTCTGGGCGTCGGCGTCGAGGTACACCCGTACCCGGACGAGTCCAGCGGGGCGAAGGGTTCGATGCGGCACCTTCGCCTCGAGCACGCCGTGTTCGTCGTCCTCCCAGGTCAGGCTCCAGTGGGGCAGCCCCCCCGAGAGCAGGCGGAAGGCCGCCGACCACACCCGGTCGAAAGGAATGGCGTAGCGGCGCCCCCGCATGCGGGCGTCGGAGGCGTCGGGAGCGGTGCGGACCCGGTAGCTCGGGCCCGATGCTGCGCCGGTCAATTCCCCGCGGAGTCGAGTCGGAAGCTGATGTTGACCGTGACCGACACGGTCTGGGCGCCCGCCTCGACCGGCGTGTCGGCCATCGCCATCTCGGCCGCGCGCATCCGGTACATGGGCACGCCTCCGGAGCTCGACACGTTCACCTCGAGCGCCTGCCCGAGGGTGCCCCCGAGCGCGGCCGCCAGCACCTCGGCTTCCGCCCGCGCGGTGGCCGTGGCCTCGCGAATCGCCTCCAGGCGGGCCGGACCCGGATCGGAGGCGAAGAAGGAGAGCTCGGCCACCCGGTTCGCACCGGCGCGCACCGCGGCGTCGAGCACCGCGCCCACCCGGTCGACCTCGGTGAGCGTCACCTCCACGTGGTTCTGCGCGCGGTAGGCCGTGATCGACTGCATGCCGCCCGGCTCCGGCCGGCTGTAGATCGGCGACAGCCCGTAGCCCGACGTGCCGATCGTGCCGTCGTCGCCGACGGCGGCACGGACCGCGTCGAGCACGGCGCTCATCTGAGCGGCGTTGGCGTCGGCGGCCTCGGCGGCCGACTTCGCCTCGGTCTCCATCGCGAAACGCAGTCGCGCCCGATCCGAGGGCACTTCGACGTCGGCGGTGCCCGACACCCGGATCACCCCGGTGTCGCGGACGGCCGGGGCGGGGGCCGAGGCGGTGGAAGCGGCTGCGGTCATGGTCGGGGCCGGGGTGGCGGCCGCCGCCGGAGCGCAGGCCGAAGCGAGAAGCAGGACCGGGGCGGCGAGCCGCATCAGCGGGGTCGCGGGGCCGGTCGCGGAAGGTCTGAACATGGGTCGCCTGGCGTTCGTGGGTGTGTCGATCGGGTCACGGGCCGTTGCTCGTGCGCGGAGGCGTCCGGTACCTTGGCGCCGCCGGCTGCGGGGTCGATTCCGTGGCCTCCACCTGACGACCACGGACGAACATGAAGGCCATCATCCCCCTCGCGGGCCGCGGCACGCGCCTCCGCCCGTCGACCCATCATACTCCGAAACCCCTGCTCAGGGTCGGCGGCCGTCCCATTCTGAGCTATCTGCTCGACGACGTGAAGGCTCTCGGAGTGGAGGAGATGGTCTTCATCGTGGGCTACCGCTCGGAGGTGATCCGCGACTTCATCGCCTCGGACTACCCCGACCTGCGTCCGCACTACGCCACCCAGGAGGTGATGGACGGCACGGCGGGCGCGATCAAGCTGGCCGAGCCGTGGGCCGACGACGACCTGCTGATCCTCTTCAGCGACACCCTCTTCGACGCCGACCTGGGGCTCGCCACCCGGCTGCCGGACGACGAGGCGGGGATTCTCTGGGCCAAGGAGGTGGAGGACTACCAGCGCTTCGGGGTGATCGTCACCGACGAGAACGGCATCATGCAGCGCATCGTCGAGAAGCCGAGCGAGCCGGTGTCGAAGCTCGCCAACATCGGGGTGTACTACATCCGCGATCACGGGCTGCTCTTCGAGGGCATCAACCACGTGCTCGCGGGGGGAACCGGCAAGAGCGGCGAGTACTACCTCACCGACGCCTTCCAGTACATGGTCGACCACGGCGCGAAGCTGCGTACGGCGCCGGTGGGCGGCTGGTACGACTGCGGCAAGACCGAGACGCTGCTCGACACCAACCGGCATCTGCTCTCGACCACGCGGGGTGGGGTGGACTCCGGAGCGACGGTGGAGGGCGCGGAGATCGTCGAGCCGGTGCGGATCGAGGCCGGCGCCGTCGTCACGGGCGGGCGGATCGGCCCGAACGTCACCGTCGAGCGGGGCGCGCGCGTGACGGGCTCGACCCTGTCGCGCACCATCGTCGGGCACGAGGCCGAGGTGTCGAACGCCGAGCTGCACGACAGCCTGGTGGGCGCCCGGGCGAAGATCTCGGGACTGTCGGGTCGCCTGCACGTGGCCGACGACTCGGTGGTGGAGGGCTGACGCCTCAGCGGCCGTCCAGCAGCAGCAGGGTGAGAAGGGCCCGGGCGATTCCGTCCGGGCCCTTCACGTTGCGGTACCACTCGCCCGGGGTGTGCGCCTGTCCGGCGTCGCCCCCCGCCCCGAGGGTGATCGCGGGTACCCCGAGCGACATGGGAAGGTTGGCGTCGGTCGACGAGATCGCCAGCTCGGGAGACACGCCGAGCGCGCGGGTGGCGGCCAGCGCCGACTCCACCACCGGGTGGTGGGCCGGGGTGCCTCCCGCCGGGCGGCGACCCAGCCGGTCGAGGGTGAGCACCAGCTCGCCGCGGCCCCCCGGGTCCGAGCCCGACACGCGGTCGAGGATGCTGCGGATCTCCAGGTCCATGCGGGAGAGCTCCACCTCGGCCTCCGAGCGCACCTCGAACTCCACCCACGCCTCGGTCGGGATCGCGTTCACGCTCGTGCCACCGCCCCAGCGCCCGATCGACAGGGTGGTCGACGGCACCGTGGGCAGCGGCACCCGGGTCAGGTTGTCGAGCGCCCGCGCGAGGGCGTGGATCGGGTTGGGCGTGCCGTAGTCCACCCAGGAGTGACCGCCCGGACCGCGCACCGTGGCCCGGTAGCGAAGGGAGCCGAGCCCGACGTTGACGATGCGGCGGATCCCCGCGCCGTCGAGCGAGAGAAATGCGGCGCACCCGGCCCGCAGCGCGCCCCGGGGGGAGAAGAGGTGCCGCACGCCGCGCAGGTCGCCGGCGCCCTCCTCGCCCACGGTGGCCACCACGAGCAGTGGAGAGTCGAAATCCAGCGCGGCCTCGCGGGCGGCCCTCGTGAGGGCCAGCAGGGCGGTGAGCCCGCGGGCGTCGTCGGCGATGCCCGGGGCCCGCAGCAGGTCGCCCTCGCGCTCGACCTCGATCCGGGTGCCCGGGGGGAAGACGGTGTCGAGGTGTGCCGACACCACCAGCGGGGCCGGCGCCGCCGCCCCCGGAGTCCATGCACCCGACTCCGGAAACCACCCGACCACGTTGCCGACCGCGTCGGGCTCGCTCACCTCGAGGCCGCACTCCCGCATCATTCCCGCCATCACCCGCCCGCGCTCCGATTCGTGGAAGGGAGGGGCGGGGACCGCGGTGAGCGCCACCTGGTCGTCGAGGGTGCGCGCGTCGGTGGCTTCGAGAAGGCGGCGGGCGCGGAGGTAGCCCGGATGCTCGAGCCAGCGGAGGGCGCGGACGTCGTAAGCCGGCGAAGTCGGCGGCGCAGCGTCGGCGCGCACGAGGCGGGAGAGATCGTGAAACATGGCGAAGTATCCGCCGCACCGGGTCGGGCGGCAACCCGGTGGTTGCACACTGCACACAACAGGTAACAGCCCCGAGTGACGAGTTACGGCGTCGTTACGCACGGTGGCCGGAGACGTTACCTGGCGGCGCTAGAGTTGGTCACTGACCCTCCGTCGACCACCCCCGGGCGCGTCGACCTCGGTTCCATAGCTACCCTGTGACGTCATGACTTCTCGTCTTCGGCCTGGCCTGCTTCTCTGCGGGCTCTTCGCCGTTCTCGCCGCCCAGCCCCTCTCCGCGCAGACGGGCTCCATCGTCGGCCGCGTTCTCAACGGCCAGACGGCCGAGCCGGTCGTGAGCGCGCAGGTGTTCGTGGTGGACGGCGCGGGGTCGCTCAGCGATCTCGACGGACGCTACATCATCCGCAACGTGCCGGTCGGGACGGTCGACATCCAGGTCCAGGTGATCGGCTTCGCCTCGAAGACCATCACGGGCGTGACGGTCACCGAGGGCCAGACCACCACGATCGATGTCACGGTCGAACCCTCGGCGATCGCCCTCGAGGGGATCACGGTGAGCGCGGCGGTGGAGCGGGGAAGCACCACCTCGCTGCTCACCGAGCGGGCCCGGGCCTCGGTGGTGCAGGACGCCATCGGAGCCGACCAGATCTCGCGCTCGCCCGACGGCGACGCGGCCGAGGCCCTCAAGCGCGTGCCGGGCCTGTCGGTGGTCGACGGCAAGTTCGCCTACGTGCGCGGGCTCGGGGAGCGCTACTCGAGCACCACCCTGAACGGTGCGCCGCTGGCTTCGCCGGTGCCGGACAAGAAGGTGATCCCGCTCGACCTCTTCCCCTCCGGATTCCTCGAGAGCATCGTCACCTCCAAGAGCTACTCGCCCGATCAGCCGGGCGACTACGCCGGCGGTCTGGTGCAGCTCAAGACGCGGTCGTTCCCCGCCGAGCGGGTGCTCTCCTTCAGCGTGTCGGGGGGCTGGAACTCCACCTCGACCTTCGCCGACGGCCTCGGATACGCGGGCGGCGACCTCGACTTCCTCGGCTTCGACGACGGCACGCGCGATCTGCCGTCCGCGATTCCGCTCGATCGGCCGCTCAACACCGGCTACTTCGCCACCGGCGACCTCTACGAGCTCGGGCGCTCCTTCACCGGCGACTGGGGTCCCACGGCGCAGACGAGCCTTCCGCCGAACGGCAGCCTGGGCATCAGCTACGGGGACGACATCGGCATCGGCGACAACCAGCGCTTCGGCTTCATCGCCTCGGTGAACTACTCGTCGAGCCACACGATCAAGACCGACGTGGTCGAGCGCGTGTTCGCCTCGGCGGGCGTGGACGATCCCGAGGTGGACTACTCGGGCGAGATCACCGAGCGGTCGGTCACGCTCGGCGGCATGCTCAACGCCACCTACCAGTTCGCGCCGACTCAGGAGATCAAGCTCTCCACGGTCTACAACCACATCGGCGACGATGTCGCGCGGAGCCTCACCGGCTTCAACCTCGATTCGAACACCGACCAGCTGAACACCCGACTGCAGTACCTCTCGCAGTCGATGATCAACGCGCAGCTGAGCGGTGAGCACCTGCTGTCGTTCCTCAACGACGCCTCCTTCGACTGGCGCGGCGGCCTGTCGAAGGCCGTGCGCTTCGAGCCGAACACGCGCGAGGTGCTCTACCGCGAGACCGAAGACGGCCGCTTCCTCTTCGACACCTTCATCCAGAGCGGCTCGATCTTCCATCAGGACATGAACGACGACGGCACCTCGGCGGGCGCGAATCTGAAGCTGCCCTTCGAGTTCCGTGATCTGCCCTCGTCGTTCTCGGTCGGCGGCAGCTTCGATCGTCGCACCCGCGACAACTACACCCGCCGCTTCCGCTACCTGCCCGCCCCGGGCGCGGTGCTCGGCGACGAGTTCCGGGAGCAGCAGCCCAACGACCTCTTCCAGCCGTCGAACGTCGGGCCCGCCGGGTTCATTATCCAGGAAGGCACCTTCCCCGGCGACAACTACGACGCCGAGGAGACGATCACCGGCGTCTACGCCAAGACC contains the following coding sequences:
- a CDS encoding M20/M25/M40 family metallo-hydrolase: MFHDLSRLVRADAAPPTSPAYDVRALRWLEHPGYLRARRLLEATDARTLDDQVALTAVPAPPFHESERGRVMAGMMRECGLEVSEPDAVGNVVGWFPESGAWTPGAAAPAPLVVSAHLDTVFPPGTRIEVEREGDLLRAPGIADDARGLTALLALTRAAREAALDFDSPLLVVATVGEEGAGDLRGVRHLFSPRGALRAGCAAFLSLDGAGIRRIVNVGLGSLRYRATVRGPGGHSWVDYGTPNPIHALARALDNLTRVPLPTVPSTTLSIGRWGGGTSVNAIPTEAWVEFEVRSEAEVELSRMDLEIRSILDRVSGSDPGGRGELVLTLDRLGRRPAGGTPAHHPVVESALAATRALGVSPELAISSTDANLPMSLGVPAITLGAGGDAGQAHTPGEWYRNVKGPDGIARALLTLLLLDGR
- a CDS encoding ABC transporter ATP-binding protein, producing the protein MPTDHATPQSMLRLEGIRKRYGSFTAVDGLDLDVHAGEIFGFLGPNGAGKTTTIRMVAGVLQPTEGRILVDGEDLHRDPERAKRRVGYIPDRPFLYPKLSGGEFLRFVGGLWGYEGDELEARADRLLELFSLSRWKDELVESYSHGMRQKLLISSAFLHEPGLIVVDEPMVGLDPRSARILKDLLRAFADDGGTVFLSTHTLEVAEALCDRIAILQGGQVIARGTMDELRREASAGGAHLEDIFLKVTGGDAVADVVAALGGPVAAGV
- a CDS encoding TonB-dependent receptor gives rise to the protein MTSRLRPGLLLCGLFAVLAAQPLSAQTGSIVGRVLNGQTAEPVVSAQVFVVDGAGSLSDLDGRYIIRNVPVGTVDIQVQVIGFASKTITGVTVTEGQTTTIDVTVEPSAIALEGITVSAAVERGSTTSLLTERARASVVQDAIGADQISRSPDGDAAEALKRVPGLSVVDGKFAYVRGLGERYSSTTLNGAPLASPVPDKKVIPLDLFPSGFLESIVTSKSYSPDQPGDYAGGLVQLKTRSFPAERVLSFSVSGGWNSTSTFADGLGYAGGDLDFLGFDDGTRDLPSAIPLDRPLNTGYFATGDLYELGRSFTGDWGPTAQTSLPPNGSLGISYGDDIGIGDNQRFGFIASVNYSSSHTIKTDVVERVFASAGVDDPEVDYSGEITERSVTLGGMLNATYQFAPTQEIKLSTVYNHIGDDVARSLTGFNLDSNTDQLNTRLQYLSQSMINAQLSGEHLLSFLNDASFDWRGGLSKAVRFEPNTREVLYRETEDGRFLFDTFIQSGSIFHQDMNDDGTSAGANLKLPFEFRDLPSSFSVGGSFDRRTRDNYTRRFRYLPAPGAVLGDEFREQQPNDLFQPSNVGPAGFIIQEGTFPGDNYDAEETITGVYAKTDLELLPRLRLSGGVRYETTAQRVDPRYFFDTDQEPLEGADQEEQDLLPALNLTFAVTDAVNLRASASRTLARPQLRELAPFGFADYAGGFLVAGNPQLGRSLVQNYDLRWEWFPTPSAVFAISGFYKKFDEPIEVLVLPSSELIKSWVNADGATNYGAEFEIRSDLGFLGEGLENLSFNGNVTVVTSDVQTGNDARIYVPGVGPTTIAVVDRERALQGQSPYVANLGLTWFDPATAWSASFLFNRFGDRIDAVGGQGTPDILEEARNQLDVVVEAPIGAGWKAKLSASRLLGNEVRYIQGGGLVRGYDRGRAISFGLSWGSNR
- a CDS encoding DUF445 family protein encodes the protein MSDELIKAVVTVLFGALAGGLTNTIAIWMLFHPYHPPVVGRVRFGWLQGAVPKNQERLAAAIGRTVGNRLLTADDLMRIFAEPEFRDAFDERLAVFLDDVLHRERASLNEVLPPAVVPEVERLLDGVLEHSLTRLESYLASERFEAAVAERTEGIVAAVADEPISGVLTPARESAVAEAVEAWLVSAVESADFRKALDDYLIRATDRLLQPERTFEEILPLGLVGSMERAIGGYLPLAIERLGALLDDPEARTRFETTLRELFQRFLGDLKFHQRVVARLVVTGDTVDKILDTIQEEGAERLSEMLRDPPIQEAMARGVNEAIVDFLRRPVRSVLGPPDSASVVDARETLANWIVNMARDPQTRGFLVEKLQQGLDNAGAHTWGEVLERIPQERVSGWLVSAGRSAPVHRVARDLGARLIERALTRPIGTPARWLPSDAPARLESGLGPVLWDWLQGQVPAVIQRLDVGRRVEQKVMEFPMPKLEELVRKVTDRELRLIVQLGYLLGAIIGLGLVGIDRLLS
- a CDS encoding TerB family tellurite resistance protein, yielding MIDTIREFFRSSMLPADDAPPQTRDRDLRLAACALLLELAHADDDFSGDERRHMERSIRRHFGLDERQAEELLRHAETARQEAPDLWRFTRLIREHYSLGQKMVLAEVMWALVYSDGELHAREDYLMRKVSKLLALDMGYLSEARRRAECTLELSDPPVD
- a CDS encoding SIMPL domain-containing protein (The SIMPL domain is named for its presence in mouse protein SIMPL (signalling molecule that associates with mouse pelle-like kinase). Bacterial member BP26, from Brucella, was shown to assemble into a channel-like structure, while YggE from E. coli has been associated with resistance to oxidative stress.), producing the protein MFRPSATGPATPLMRLAAPVLLLASACAPAAAATPAPTMTAAASTASAPAPAVRDTGVIRVSGTADVEVPSDRARLRFAMETEAKSAAEAADANAAQMSAVLDAVRAAVGDDGTIGTSGYGLSPIYSRPEPGGMQSITAYRAQNHVEVTLTEVDRVGAVLDAAVRAGANRVAELSFFASDPGPARLEAIREATATARAEAEVLAAALGGTLGQALEVNVSSSGGVPMYRMRAAEMAMADTPVEAGAQTVSVTVNISFRLDSAGN
- a CDS encoding sugar phosphate nucleotidyltransferase; translated protein: MKAIIPLAGRGTRLRPSTHHTPKPLLRVGGRPILSYLLDDVKALGVEEMVFIVGYRSEVIRDFIASDYPDLRPHYATQEVMDGTAGAIKLAEPWADDDLLILFSDTLFDADLGLATRLPDDEAGILWAKEVEDYQRFGVIVTDENGIMQRIVEKPSEPVSKLANIGVYYIRDHGLLFEGINHVLAGGTGKSGEYYLTDAFQYMVDHGAKLRTAPVGGWYDCGKTETLLDTNRHLLSTTRGGVDSGATVEGAEIVEPVRIEAGAVVTGGRIGPNVTVERGARVTGSTLSRTIVGHEAEVSNAELHDSLVGARAKISGLSGRLHVADDSVVEG